A single window of Candidatus Dadabacteria bacterium DNA harbors:
- a CDS encoding ATP-binding protein, protein MTEAKKRGSSLRKGDEYQDLTALRLALENYIDSTPFEMFLNYEKAGNLDDIVLFQGNKISAYQVKYAVNPLSVYEPSDLIDPKSKVNFGKFSHSWNTIREEFPEYSLTTYLLSNRALDATLVDLVTPDGAFKPKVIENRKRKKARELRLQLENTSGLDPNSFRKFLKDFQFCIKQRELKDLEQYIQTFLLNRKLGLSDTSIFFELKEFIKKNAIFSRDAITRESVDELLERFRSSLLIPQTFPVNQEHFVKQESLSNQLDEMLPQANWGYLIVTGLPGSGKSTSLTAYFNALNQTEYEVFSYYCFVGVNDNAQKIRARAESLRANLLNEFHRRYPDILDRRFDYSEQNFYECLKKLADFFASRGQRFVIFVDGLDHAERLEQVVRDTVISALPSNVPDNCTFVTSTQELHNWPHFLKRVKECPETHIRMPLFSQSETQDYLENKRQISGLLHADIVNIHKNCEGLPLYLQYTAETLLVADSVSDAIDFLAPAEHGDIRNYYHLLWEEFDQVGTTDTKHLCAAMSCLRFSLHREELHRIQHSLTRPQFEDAYKRMNHLLRDSEYGLSVFHNSFREFVVSQLEEDWLREIKRNIAGFLKDNKNSTKWFGYVFEYCYEAEDYSYVIQEVNADFVDHALLYYRPSEEIMDAIQWAVESAFKLEDIVQLSRLGSLKYRTHERLEENLDRGLLADTLLALGRDQDVTSFTFSPESNCWIVDLQTSLAVMSALAENSRLEFGKKLFDVFMDEFRGINSDDVYEARLQINDIARCFGIYSEHQAHPLRWLSGFNLTPGVMQPADPYAPDYAPHLSAYIDALVQFKRREKWSRLKRVRRIFPNRLVRYLLIRALARHGLLDDLRVAVTEYVEQESPCNNVELAFYAAKAGMSALEVSAIAGLIQVPEVDCPDHIKWKDPILSHYAYSFIVLGYEGNEASYANLCDAVGTSQTLWTSTLRHILKACYCIAQSLRTDTNNWYPDACESIDLLVHAEQGRGERIVELLDVIRDLLPFTIGLLTEEVQKHFPDRLDSWIEKLASLRDSLLWNTHFGISEYRQDYEFELNLWETLGKNSVVGVKLVSILGNCAATYKQSTMLKGECRPTHFMRLAAIMANCGMREDAEKWLRYGIRSSLIYGYRKDITLSYLTDILELVNRHYSEKPLERCASVLKMVDWMPHLTDGRETKWFAERAFSVVLAVNRQAALELLKHFSQSKARWQMEDCLKKYLLSAVDGDPEYFWCLSESLFNDSTEARQHIVDLIAESCPDDVRKAFEARFRNFILTEINPRSWPEHLKNEFPIPLNSEDKNETNTGLDDHLTSEFTLDGKAVTGQDIVERCKASFSESLTILNKLKTQNKPFYKPDLLGEILRYHITNTCSSKDLISIKEYAESQRRSLNSDIFEFLANRFLDFNDQDNAIKDFAMAYASSLGSYYGESNTRFLASIAKINKNEAKSSLLKKCYDSAKGSLGGYATPLIAAEGLNVLDEPHMLETVFNDFLIYCESMFAQLPQDNNYEWLKNYATTPLSENQLILEFSLDELDTPDINHGERLIRALVRLAIARPQDVIPPLVSKALSASRRLFRRLLMILQVLATRNPDLLVPHQQMLARLLNKKDFLCRQSTVRILQRVGEVSTLEPSVAEEIKRIERKYSTSISHSAYGMHSNPSPIFRNFLKEETLFHFWNQLKLIERILRIKPESLVATIEKRLDIQNWSIDEEKPRIKDDWYRNVHPQGWPIVWITTEFQELVMEVLWNILNEAAEKLKLSPWQVEHLWQTIQTVDPEHVTEETMTRPVDIEPLNVVDKETWFEELGIMESFQVGNTHNEQQKTHWITVFERRLLAQEEKYNVPYRQAIWLQAALIPRQVYGGPHNLDEMELELEQIFPAPTMSLTLEQSRNILMERGDTTFDINEDSIPLIAEHQNPLPFLGYRNICTLASFIIDEFNLSFNRFDLIKNGEAIAKYEPWQEGYQNQEYTREKLSFGVRLRVRLDFLTEVCDCYRKMLCILINETREYYKHYSEQEPDTKKDSKRHVIYHL, encoded by the coding sequence ATGACTGAAGCAAAAAAAAGAGGCAGTTCCCTAAGAAAGGGCGATGAATATCAAGACCTCACCGCTCTGCGGCTTGCACTAGAAAATTATATAGACAGTACTCCATTCGAGATGTTCTTGAATTATGAGAAGGCCGGGAACCTTGATGATATTGTTCTATTTCAAGGCAATAAAATTTCCGCCTACCAAGTTAAATACGCAGTCAATCCGCTTAGCGTATATGAACCTAGCGATCTAATTGATCCCAAAAGCAAGGTAAACTTCGGGAAATTCTCGCATAGTTGGAACACTATACGAGAAGAATTCCCAGAATATAGCTTAACCACTTACCTTTTGTCTAACCGTGCCCTTGATGCCACTCTCGTTGATCTTGTGACACCCGATGGGGCCTTTAAACCAAAAGTCATTGAAAATCGCAAACGTAAGAAGGCGAGAGAACTGCGCTTGCAACTGGAGAATACCTCGGGACTTGATCCTAACTCTTTCCGAAAATTTTTGAAAGACTTCCAGTTCTGTATTAAACAAAGAGAATTAAAAGATCTGGAGCAATATATTCAAACTTTTCTCCTGAACAGAAAGTTAGGGCTTTCCGATACCTCAATATTTTTCGAACTGAAGGAATTCATCAAAAAAAACGCGATTTTCTCCAGAGATGCAATCACCCGAGAATCAGTGGATGAGCTTCTCGAACGATTCCGAAGTAGTTTGCTAATTCCACAGACATTCCCTGTAAACCAAGAACACTTTGTAAAACAAGAGTCTCTTTCAAACCAACTGGATGAGATGTTGCCACAAGCTAATTGGGGATATCTCATTGTTACCGGCTTGCCCGGCAGCGGCAAGTCCACTTCACTGACAGCATATTTCAATGCGCTGAATCAAACTGAGTATGAGGTTTTCAGTTATTATTGCTTCGTTGGAGTGAACGACAACGCTCAGAAGATACGTGCCCGAGCGGAAAGCCTCCGAGCAAACTTGTTGAATGAGTTTCATAGGAGATACCCAGACATTCTCGATCGGCGGTTTGACTACAGCGAACAGAATTTTTATGAATGTCTGAAGAAATTGGCAGATTTTTTTGCCAGCAGAGGTCAACGGTTTGTAATCTTTGTGGACGGACTGGATCATGCCGAGCGGCTTGAGCAGGTAGTAAGAGACACCGTAATCTCCGCTCTGCCGTCAAATGTTCCAGACAACTGTACCTTTGTGACAAGTACTCAGGAGCTGCACAATTGGCCTCATTTTCTCAAGCGCGTGAAAGAATGTCCGGAAACTCATATCCGGATGCCGTTATTCTCACAATCCGAGACGCAAGATTACTTGGAGAACAAACGACAAATATCAGGGCTTCTACACGCTGATATCGTCAATATCCACAAAAATTGCGAAGGACTTCCACTGTATCTGCAGTATACCGCGGAAACCCTTTTGGTTGCCGATTCAGTATCGGACGCTATCGACTTCCTTGCACCAGCAGAGCATGGAGATATCCGCAACTATTATCATCTTCTCTGGGAAGAATTCGACCAAGTAGGCACAACTGACACAAAGCACTTGTGCGCAGCAATGTCATGTCTGCGGTTTTCTCTTCACAGGGAGGAACTCCACAGAATTCAGCACTCTCTCACCCGCCCTCAGTTTGAAGACGCATACAAGCGTATGAATCACCTTTTGCGGGACTCTGAATACGGGCTATCCGTATTCCATAACAGTTTCCGCGAGTTTGTGGTAAGTCAGCTTGAGGAAGACTGGCTAAGGGAGATAAAGCGGAACATTGCGGGTTTTCTGAAAGATAACAAAAATTCTACCAAGTGGTTCGGGTATGTGTTTGAATATTGTTATGAAGCAGAGGACTACTCTTATGTAATTCAAGAAGTAAATGCTGATTTTGTTGATCACGCTCTTCTGTACTATCGACCATCCGAAGAGATAATGGATGCAATACAATGGGCAGTGGAATCAGCATTCAAGTTAGAGGACATCGTTCAACTCAGTCGGCTTGGTTCCCTGAAATATAGAACCCATGAACGTCTTGAAGAGAATCTAGACAGAGGTCTTCTTGCGGATACCCTTCTGGCTCTTGGTCGTGACCAAGACGTAACTTCCTTTACTTTTTCACCGGAGTCAAACTGTTGGATAGTCGACTTGCAAACTTCACTTGCTGTTATGTCAGCGCTTGCGGAAAACAGCAGGTTGGAATTTGGGAAAAAGCTTTTTGACGTATTTATGGATGAGTTTCGGGGTATCAACTCTGACGATGTATATGAAGCCCGTTTGCAGATTAATGACATCGCTCGGTGTTTTGGCATATATTCGGAGCATCAAGCACATCCACTTCGTTGGCTCTCTGGGTTTAATTTAACTCCTGGTGTTATGCAGCCAGCCGACCCCTATGCGCCGGACTACGCACCGCATCTGTCGGCATACATTGACGCACTGGTACAGTTCAAACGTAGGGAAAAGTGGAGCCGGCTCAAACGTGTAAGAAGGATTTTCCCAAATCGTCTAGTCCGTTATCTGTTGATCCGGGCACTAGCACGCCACGGTCTTCTTGATGACCTACGGGTTGCCGTAACAGAATACGTGGAACAAGAATCCCCCTGCAACAATGTAGAACTGGCTTTTTACGCTGCCAAAGCAGGCATGTCTGCCCTCGAAGTATCCGCCATTGCAGGACTTATTCAAGTTCCGGAAGTCGATTGCCCAGACCATATAAAATGGAAAGATCCAATACTCAGCCACTATGCGTACTCATTTATCGTTCTCGGCTACGAGGGCAACGAGGCTTCCTATGCTAACCTCTGTGATGCCGTCGGTACGTCGCAGACGCTTTGGACCTCAACTCTCCGGCATATTTTAAAGGCTTGTTATTGCATTGCTCAATCGCTCAGAACCGATACGAATAACTGGTATCCGGATGCATGCGAAAGCATTGACCTGCTTGTACATGCCGAGCAGGGAAGAGGTGAAAGAATTGTTGAGTTGCTTGATGTAATAAGGGACCTGCTACCTTTCACAATTGGTCTGTTGACCGAAGAGGTGCAAAAACACTTTCCTGATCGATTAGATTCTTGGATTGAGAAATTAGCCTCTCTACGTGATTCTCTTCTTTGGAACACACACTTCGGAATTAGCGAATACCGCCAAGATTATGAATTCGAATTGAATCTGTGGGAGACTCTCGGGAAGAATTCTGTGGTAGGAGTTAAGCTTGTTTCTATTCTAGGAAATTGCGCGGCCACGTACAAACAATCAACTATGTTGAAAGGGGAGTGCAGACCGACTCATTTTATGCGGCTTGCGGCAATCATGGCTAACTGTGGCATGCGTGAAGATGCGGAGAAATGGCTTCGCTACGGAATCCGCTCCTCGCTCATTTATGGTTATCGAAAAGATATTACCCTTTCATATCTTACAGACATCTTGGAACTAGTAAACCGTCATTATTCTGAAAAGCCACTTGAAAGGTGTGCCAGTGTACTAAAGATGGTGGATTGGATGCCTCACCTAACTGACGGCCGAGAGACAAAATGGTTTGCGGAAAGAGCTTTTTCTGTCGTTCTTGCTGTCAATCGCCAAGCGGCATTAGAATTGCTCAAGCATTTTTCTCAATCAAAGGCAAGATGGCAAATGGAAGATTGTCTGAAAAAATACCTTCTAAGTGCGGTTGATGGAGACCCTGAGTACTTTTGGTGCCTTAGTGAATCATTGTTCAATGATTCTACGGAGGCTAGGCAGCATATAGTCGACCTAATCGCCGAATCATGTCCAGATGATGTCCGAAAGGCGTTTGAAGCCCGTTTCAGAAATTTTATTCTAACAGAAATTAATCCCAGGAGTTGGCCGGAACACCTTAAAAACGAATTTCCCATTCCTCTCAATTCAGAGGACAAAAATGAAACCAATACCGGATTAGATGACCATCTTACATCAGAATTCACATTGGATGGAAAAGCTGTAACCGGACAAGATATAGTGGAGAGATGTAAAGCATCATTTTCTGAATCTCTTACTATACTCAACAAGTTAAAAACGCAGAACAAGCCTTTCTACAAACCAGATTTACTGGGAGAAATTTTACGCTATCACATAACAAATACATGTTCTTCAAAGGACCTCATCTCAATCAAGGAATACGCCGAATCACAACGGCGTTCACTGAATTCAGACATCTTTGAGTTCTTGGCCAACCGCTTTTTGGATTTTAACGACCAAGACAATGCTATAAAGGACTTCGCCATGGCTTATGCCTCCTCTTTAGGATCATACTATGGGGAAAGCAACACTAGGTTTCTTGCATCTATAGCAAAAATAAATAAAAACGAAGCCAAAAGTTCTCTACTAAAGAAATGCTACGATTCAGCAAAAGGTTCGCTGGGTGGTTATGCAACACCGCTTATTGCGGCCGAAGGCTTAAATGTGCTGGATGAACCACACATGCTTGAGACAGTTTTTAATGATTTCTTGATATATTGCGAAAGCATGTTTGCACAGTTGCCTCAGGATAATAACTATGAATGGCTGAAAAATTATGCAACAACACCTCTCAGTGAAAACCAACTTATTTTAGAGTTTTCATTAGATGAGTTAGACACGCCGGATATCAATCACGGCGAAAGGCTGATTCGTGCGTTAGTGAGATTGGCAATTGCACGGCCTCAAGACGTAATCCCACCACTTGTTAGTAAAGCACTATCGGCATCCAGAAGGCTTTTTCGTCGCTTGCTGATGATTCTTCAGGTGCTTGCGACTCGGAATCCCGACCTGTTAGTGCCGCATCAGCAAATGCTTGCTAGACTACTTAACAAGAAAGATTTTCTTTGCCGCCAATCAACAGTGCGTATTCTTCAGCGTGTTGGCGAGGTTTCGACACTGGAACCTTCCGTTGCTGAAGAGATCAAGCGTATCGAAAGAAAGTATTCAACTTCCATATCGCATTCGGCTTACGGAATGCACTCAAATCCAAGTCCAATTTTCCGAAATTTTCTGAAGGAGGAAACTCTGTTCCATTTCTGGAACCAGCTAAAACTGATAGAGAGGATTCTTCGGATAAAGCCAGAGAGCCTCGTGGCCACTATTGAAAAACGCCTTGATATTCAGAACTGGTCAATTGATGAAGAGAAGCCTCGTATCAAAGACGATTGGTATAGGAATGTACATCCCCAAGGTTGGCCGATTGTATGGATCACAACTGAATTTCAGGAACTAGTTATGGAAGTTCTTTGGAACATCCTCAACGAAGCGGCAGAAAAATTGAAACTGAGTCCTTGGCAAGTTGAGCATCTTTGGCAAACAATACAAACCGTTGATCCAGAGCATGTTACGGAGGAAACAATGACTCGTCCAGTGGACATTGAACCACTTAATGTGGTTGACAAAGAGACATGGTTCGAAGAACTTGGCATAATGGAATCATTTCAAGTTGGGAACACCCACAACGAGCAACAGAAAACTCACTGGATCACTGTATTCGAAAGGAGGTTACTAGCTCAGGAGGAGAAATACAATGTACCGTACAGACAAGCAATTTGGTTGCAAGCAGCCCTGATTCCCCGGCAGGTGTATGGTGGACCACACAACTTGGACGAGATGGAACTGGAACTAGAACAAATCTTCCCAGCGCCAACGATGTCGTTAACGCTAGAGCAGTCCCGCAATATACTGATGGAGAGAGGCGATACGACCTTCGATATTAATGAAGATTCTATTCCACTTATTGCCGAACATCAAAACCCTTTGCCTTTTTTGGGTTATAGGAATATCTGCACATTAGCCTCATTCATAATAGACGAATTTAACCTCTCATTTAACAGGTTTGATTTAATCAAAAATGGTGAAGCTATAGCCAAATACGAACCATGGCAGGAAGGATACCAGAACCAAGAATATACTCGGGAAAAGCTTTCCTTTGGAGTAAGGTTGCGGGTGCGCCTTGATTTTCTAACTGAGGTTTGCGACTGTTACCGAAAAATGTTGTGCATTCTTATTAACGAAACGCGTGAGTATTATAAGCATTATTCCGAGCAGGAGCCAGATACCAAGAAAGATTCAAAACGCCATGTGATATACCACTTGTAA
- a CDS encoding nuclear transport factor 2 family protein, with protein MTTKKDSEEILRMNSLFYEALGTRNLELMGEVWIKDSRSGCVHPGWTALRNWEAIRQSWESVFDPQDQVDISISNVTVDISENIAWVTCLQEMVYIKRDPVMFNLSQSTNIFEKQDGRWLMIFHHASPIPVRGYEPDKKTIQ; from the coding sequence TTGACTACGAAAAAGGACAGCGAAGAAATACTCAGGATGAACAGCCTTTTTTACGAAGCCCTGGGAACCAGGAATCTCGAGCTTATGGGAGAGGTCTGGATAAAGGACTCAAGATCCGGCTGCGTCCATCCGGGATGGACGGCTCTTCGCAACTGGGAAGCCATCAGGCAGAGTTGGGAAAGCGTTTTTGACCCCCAGGACCAGGTTGACATCAGCATTTCAAACGTGACCGTGGATATAAGCGAGAACATCGCCTGGGTGACCTGCCTGCAGGAAATGGTATACATAAAAAGGGATCCGGTCATGTTCAACCTCTCCCAGTCAACCAACATATTCGAGAAGCAGGACGGCAGGTGGCTTATGATCTTTCATCATGCCTCGCCGATTCCCGTACGCGGTTACGAACCGGACAAGAAAACCATACAGTAA
- the rseP gene encoding RIP metalloprotease RseP: MTTILAFIFVIGILVFFHELGHFLLAKRSNIRVEKFSLGFGPKLVSFVRGETEYLVCALPLGGYVKMYGEGKEDNVIVESVADTESPLASGDRITGIKGFSLEQYGSWEKLLYALKSDPNQEKELEVERDGRIYTLPVNRSALYEIEAYYEKDYHRGFSGKSLTDRFLVVIAGPAMNFIIPFFFMPLVFMFGISVSGYLEDPPDITYVRKDSPAHLSGFAAGDRILSINGKEVKDWKDVNVAVHSNPDSLLEFVVRTENGTRTLTLYAEAGSDGRVETGFARPIAATIEQVSEGRPAWRAGIRPGDKIKVIDSVEVTDWNHMSDIIAESRGKELDFTIERGEEKMHFRLAAEMQEDIERYIIGITPSTDRVLKKYGFFESLSRGIAEAARMTVEITILFFGFLFKLVTGKIALATAGKTVAGPLLIAKVSGDVAQSGISNLLQFTSLISVNLALINLLPIPMLDGGHLLYLGIEKIKRKPLSVKTLEITQRIGFSFLIFIMAAALYNDILRMRGDIFSQFGRILDLFR; this comes from the coding sequence ATGACTACTATTCTGGCTTTTATTTTCGTAATAGGAATTCTGGTCTTTTTTCATGAGCTGGGGCATTTTCTGCTCGCGAAAAGAAGCAATATCAGGGTTGAGAAGTTCTCTCTGGGCTTCGGTCCGAAACTCGTTTCTTTCGTAAGAGGTGAAACGGAATACCTGGTCTGTGCCCTCCCCCTCGGCGGGTACGTCAAGATGTACGGCGAGGGCAAGGAAGATAACGTAATTGTCGAAAGCGTTGCAGACACTGAGTCGCCACTTGCCTCAGGGGACAGAATTACCGGGATAAAAGGATTCAGTCTTGAGCAGTATGGAAGCTGGGAAAAACTTCTCTACGCCCTGAAATCGGACCCGAACCAGGAAAAAGAGCTGGAAGTTGAAAGAGACGGAAGAATCTACACTTTACCGGTCAACCGCTCGGCCCTTTATGAAATAGAAGCCTATTACGAGAAAGACTACCACAGGGGGTTTTCCGGCAAGTCTCTTACCGACAGGTTCCTGGTGGTCATAGCAGGGCCTGCCATGAATTTCATAATTCCCTTCTTCTTCATGCCCCTTGTGTTCATGTTCGGCATAAGTGTCTCAGGTTATCTGGAAGATCCTCCTGACATAACTTACGTAAGGAAAGACTCTCCTGCCCATCTCTCGGGATTCGCCGCGGGTGACAGGATACTCAGCATAAACGGAAAAGAGGTCAAAGACTGGAAAGATGTGAACGTGGCTGTTCACTCAAACCCCGATTCGCTGCTTGAATTCGTGGTGAGAACCGAAAACGGTACCAGAACCCTCACTCTTTATGCGGAAGCCGGTTCTGACGGAAGGGTAGAGACCGGGTTTGCAAGACCCATAGCCGCAACCATAGAGCAGGTATCAGAAGGCCGCCCCGCCTGGAGGGCGGGAATACGCCCGGGAGACAAGATAAAGGTGATAGACAGCGTAGAGGTTACGGACTGGAACCATATGTCGGACATAATAGCCGAAAGCAGAGGCAAAGAACTTGATTTCACGATTGAACGTGGGGAAGAGAAAATGCATTTTCGTCTGGCGGCGGAAATGCAAGAAGACATCGAACGCTACATAATCGGCATCACCCCAAGCACAGACAGGGTGCTTAAAAAATACGGTTTCTTTGAATCGCTTAGCAGGGGAATAGCAGAAGCGGCGCGTATGACAGTTGAGATCACCATTCTTTTCTTCGGCTTCCTGTTTAAGCTCGTAACAGGAAAAATAGCGCTTGCCACGGCAGGTAAAACGGTCGCGGGACCACTCCTCATAGCAAAGGTGTCGGGAGACGTGGCTCAAAGCGGCATATCGAACCTCCTTCAGTTCACCTCGCTTATAAGCGTAAATCTCGCGTTAATAAACCTCCTCCCCATACCAATGCTTGACGGAGGACACCTGCTTTATTTGGGCATTGAGAAGATAAAGAGAAAGCCCCTTAGCGTAAAGACCCTTGAGATAACCCAGAGAATCGGGTTTTCCTTCCTTATTTTCATCATGGCGGCGGCCCTTTACAATGACATTCTCCGGATGCGCGGAGACATATTCTCGCAGTTCGGCAGAATTCTTGATCTTTTCCGGTAA
- a CDS encoding 1-deoxy-D-xylulose-5-phosphate reductoisomerase gives MKKISILGSTGSIGSQTLEIVRRFPERFEVTGLCAGKNIDLLAEQITEFAPKIVSVTRKDDSERLRKIAGPKTQIYYGDEGNIAVATEGDCDLVISSMVGFPGLLPTLSAIRAGRNVGIANKESLVVAGGLLISEAKNQDVTLLPVDSEHSAVFQTLLEKDREFLKRIIITASGGPFRKTPKKDMEKVTVADALCHPTWKMGEKITIDSATLMNKGFEIIEARWFFDMPAEKISIWVHPQSIVHSILEYVDGSFITHLSASDMKIPIAQALSYPERLDLGRPDASPDDLSDITFEKLDTDKFEAPAIAIECLRMGGTYPTVLNAANEVAVTAFLDETIKFTDIIPIVRETLERHDKLDSGCLDNILEADRWSRSTAGSIMESLLS, from the coding sequence TTGAAAAAAATATCCATACTCGGATCAACCGGCTCGATCGGGTCGCAGACCCTTGAAATAGTACGAAGATTTCCCGAAAGGTTTGAGGTAACGGGCCTTTGTGCGGGAAAAAACATTGATCTTCTTGCAGAACAGATAACGGAATTCGCCCCGAAGATCGTATCGGTTACCCGAAAGGACGACTCGGAACGACTCAGGAAAATCGCCGGTCCGAAAACACAGATATATTACGGAGACGAGGGAAATATCGCAGTTGCTACGGAAGGCGATTGCGATCTGGTTATATCCTCCATGGTAGGTTTCCCAGGGCTTCTGCCTACACTGTCTGCAATACGGGCCGGAAGAAACGTTGGTATAGCAAACAAAGAATCTCTTGTGGTCGCAGGAGGACTTCTTATTTCCGAGGCAAAAAACCAGGACGTCACACTCCTCCCCGTGGACAGCGAGCATAGCGCCGTTTTCCAGACGCTTCTTGAAAAGGACCGCGAATTTCTTAAACGGATCATTATAACGGCATCGGGTGGACCGTTTCGCAAAACCCCGAAAAAAGACATGGAAAAGGTTACGGTCGCCGACGCCCTCTGCCACCCCACATGGAAAATGGGAGAGAAAATAACCATAGATTCGGCGACGCTGATGAACAAAGGGTTTGAAATTATAGAGGCGAGGTGGTTTTTTGACATGCCCGCCGAAAAAATATCAATTTGGGTACACCCCCAGAGCATTGTGCATTCAATCCTTGAATATGTTGACGGCTCGTTCATAACCCATCTTTCCGCCTCCGACATGAAAATACCGATAGCCCAAGCACTCTCCTATCCCGAGAGACTCGATCTCGGGCGCCCCGACGCCTCGCCGGACGACCTCTCGGACATCACGTTTGAGAAGCTAGACACAGATAAATTCGAGGCTCCCGCGATCGCAATTGAATGTCTCAGAATGGGCGGCACTTATCCAACCGTGCTAAACGCCGCGAATGAAGTGGCAGTAACGGCATTTCTTGACGAGACAATAAAATTCACCGATATAATCCCGATAGTCAGGGAAACTCTCGAGCGTCACGACAAACTTGACTCGGGATGTCTTGACAATATATTAGAGGCGGACAGGTGGTCTAGGAGCACCGCCGGTTCTATAATGGAGAGCCTTCTTTCTTAG
- the uppS gene encoding polyprenyl diphosphate synthase: protein MQKNRNISTPGPIPRHVVIIMDGNGRWAKRKNLDRMIGHREGIKSAKSMVRAAREIGIEYLTLYAFSAQNWKRPGGEVLALMDLLRQYLSNEGEKLLAQNTRLNAIGNLSNLPKDIRELLGRVMKMTEKCDSLTITLALSYGGREEIINAVNSIIEEGKKKPISEKDFQEYLYTSGLPEPDLLIRTGGEMRLSNFLLWQLAYAEIYVTKTLWPNFRRRHLLKAIANYRNRERRFGLTGEQIREKGR, encoded by the coding sequence ATGCAGAAAAACCGTAACATTTCCACACCGGGTCCTATCCCCAGACACGTTGTCATAATAATGGACGGCAACGGAAGATGGGCGAAGCGAAAGAATCTCGACAGGATGATCGGTCACAGGGAAGGAATAAAGTCTGCAAAATCGATGGTCCGCGCCGCGCGGGAGATCGGGATAGAATATTTAACTCTTTACGCATTCTCCGCCCAGAACTGGAAGAGGCCGGGGGGAGAGGTTCTCGCCCTAATGGATCTTTTAAGGCAGTATCTCTCAAATGAAGGCGAGAAGCTGCTTGCGCAGAACACCAGGCTAAACGCGATCGGTAATCTCTCGAACCTCCCCAAAGACATACGTGAGCTTCTCGGGCGCGTGATGAAAATGACGGAAAAGTGCGACTCCCTGACGATAACCCTGGCTCTTAGCTACGGGGGCAGGGAGGAGATAATCAACGCCGTGAACAGCATAATCGAGGAGGGAAAGAAAAAACCGATTTCCGAGAAGGACTTTCAGGAATATCTCTATACCTCCGGCCTGCCTGAACCGGATCTGCTCATAAGGACCGGGGGAGAAATGAGACTTTCAAACTTTCTGCTGTGGCAACTGGCCTATGCCGAAATATACGTCACGAAGACACTCTGGCCGAATTTCAGAAGAAGGCATCTGCTAAAGGCCATCGCCAATTACCGTAACAGGGAAAGAAGGTTCGGACTGACAGGAGAGCAGATACGGGAGAAAGGGCGCTAG